Below is a genomic region from Triticum dicoccoides isolate Atlit2015 ecotype Zavitan chromosome 5A, WEW_v2.0, whole genome shotgun sequence.
AAAGGAAGATTATATCTTTTTATCCTCATTTATTTGTGATGAAAATCCTCCTCCAGCAAGTAATATCAAAAGACTGAAAACATTCTAATAGATAACTGATCTTTCATCAGGTCAAACCGTGTAAGCAAGCAagtcaagaggaaaagcattacttTGGATGATATATGCTTCACGCAACCCTCAAAGGAGTTCCACATACAAATgcaaagcaaaaaaggaaatacttCTCAGAAAAAGAATGCTTGATACCCAATCAATATTCATGATGTGTTTATAGGGAGAGATGACTAGGAACCCAATTAATTAACATGGTAAAAAGCAAAGAAGTAACCAATTAAACAGCAAAAAGAAGTAACCAATTAATTAACATGGTAAAAACTAAAGAAGTAACAAATTAATTAACATGGTAAAAAGTAAAGAAGTAATCAATCAAAAAGCAAAGAAGTAAACAATTAATTAACATGGTAAATGTGAAATTGTTGGAATGTCATTCACAACTCAATGTGAAGTAGTCGTGGTCCCGTGCATTGGCATGGGTTGCATATATACTCAAATAGTAACATAGAAACATGCAGATAGTATTATAGTTAGAAGTGTCATCTTCTCAATAAGAAATATTATACGGTTTATTGGATGGTCCATAACTTCTTTGGCTTTGCAATGCACGCACGGAAAAGCAAGGAAATAAGTATTTTTCTAGAGATGTTGTGTGACTGGAGTGAATACACGTTACAGCCGTTGAAAGCTCAGCCAGTGGTGGAGAAGTGCACGAGCAGTGCTATTCTGATTAGTATTGACATAATTGATGGAGAGCTTGAGGCTGCGCTTATATAGATAGAGATGAGTAGGAAGTAGGAACCCAACCCAGCCCAGCCATTGTAGGCTTCCTGATCAGTTGTGTGGACCACATGGCTCTTGAAGCAGCGAACCACTACCTGCAGCTCGCGGGCCTCCATGGCGCATCCACGCCGGCAGTACTACTCACCGTCCTCCTGCTACTCATCATTCGACTAGCATGGGTGAGGACCGCAACCGCGTCAACAAGATTCGGCAAGCAGCAACAGCTCCCACCTTCACCTCCAGGCAAGCTGCCCATCATcggccacctccacctcctcggcTCCCAGACACACATATCCATCCGGGACCTCGATGCCAAGCATGGCCGCAATGGCCTCTTGCTCCTCCGCATCGGTGCCGTACCCACTTTGTTCGTGTCCTCGCCGAGCGCCGCCGAGGCCGTCCTGCGTACCCACGACCAAATCTTTGCGTCGCGGCCACCATCCATGGCCGCTAACATCATTCGCTACGGCCCCACAGACATTGCGTTTGCACCCTATGGCGAGTACTGGCGGCAGGCCAGGAAGCTCTTAACCACACATATGCTCAGCGCGAAGGTGGTGCACTCCTTCCGCCATGGTCGTCAAGAAGAGGTAAGAACTTTTCCTCCTGCGCAGAAACGAATATCGACCGTTAGTTAGTCCATCACTCATCATCTGACTCTCTGATCGATTGCTGCAGGTGCGCCTCATTATCAACAAGATCCGTGCGGCGGCCACCAGAGGCACGGCGGTGGACATGAGCGAGCTCCTGTCCGGCTACACCAATGACGTCGTATGCCGTGCGGTCCTAGGAGAATCCCACCGCAAGGAAGGCCGGAACAGGCTTTTCAGCGAGCTCACAGAGATCAATGTCTCCCTTCTTGGTGGGTTCAGCCTCGAGAATTACATCCCCCCAAATATGGTAATGGCGGATGCGCTCTTGAGGCTGGTTTCCGTCAAGGCTCAGCGACTCAACAAGAGGTGGGACGACTTGTTCAACGAGATCATCGAGGAACACCTACACCCCAGCAAACCATCATCTGGCGAGCAGCAAGCAGCAGATTTCATAGATCTTCTGCTCTCTCTCAAGGAAGAGTACGGTCTCACTACGGATAACATCAAGGCCATTTTGGTGGTAATAATTACATTCGCAGTTTTCTAttgcaaataattgtccatgccctATACTATTGTCAATTTGTCATACTAGCTACTATAACATTTGGAGCTGGAGGGAGTATACAAGTAGTATGTTAAGAGTTGCCATGTTGCATATACAGTTAGTACtttttatgtggtgatgtgataAACACACACTAAGTTGGACCATTTGATCTTAACAGGACATGTTTGAGGCAGGCATAGAAACATCTTATCTGACGTTGGAATACGGCATGGCTGAGCTCATGAACAACAGACACATTCTGACAAAATTACAGGAGGAGGTAAGATCCCAAGGCAAAAAGTTAGACATGATAACGGAGGAGGACCTTAGCAGCATGGCCTACCTAAGGGCAACCATCAAGGAGACGCTGCGCATGCACCCACCAGCACCCTTCCTCCTCCCACACTTCTCCACCGCTGACTGCAAGATCGACGGATACTTGATACCCGCCAACACACGTGTCCTTGTGAATGCTTGGGCCCTAGGGAGGGATCCATCGTCTTGGGAGAGGCCAGAGGATTTCTGGCCTGAGAGGTTTCTGCAGGATCAAGATGGTGATGTGGACACCCAAATGAGGGGTAAGGATCTTAGGTTCCTGCCATTTGGGTTCGGGCGGAGGATTTGTCCAGGGATGAATTTTGGGTTCGCCACCATGGAGGTTATGTTAGCAAATCTCATGTACCATTTTGATTGGGATGTTCCAAATATGGTGGGTACCGGCGCAGGGGTTGATATGGCTGAGTCGTTCGGGTTAACGCTTCGCCGAAAGGAGAAGCTTCAACTTGTTCCTCAGATTCCCTAAACCTACCATGTGTAAGTTTATTTCGAATGAGCACAAGaataaaggcaaggaataaaatgaCTAATAATGTAGTACTGTTTATCAGTTATTAttactatatactccctccatctcaaaataagtgtctaaaCTTTGTTCTAGCTCTAGATGGATGAGAAGTTAATTTATTACACAGATCATATATGATGTACCACAGGTGCATACGTAAAGAATAAAGCAATTTGCATACATTTGAGTGGCTATAGACCTATCAGCCACAGCACGCTGCAGCCACACAGCACGCCCGGAGATGTGGTGAGCAAAGCGCAATGGATAATAAAACTGAAAGCAAATACGGCCTAAACAATATATGTATAGGCAACTAATCATGCATGTATGAACACAGATATAAGCATGTAAACATTATTTCTACAATAAAAAGTGATTAAGCTCAAACTTGAGTTGTCGCAACTCACAAGTTAAGCTGCTGTGTGTCTAAGACAATTAGTAACATCATATCTCCAAGGGGAATCAGTGACGATCACATGTTTGAGCTTACCTCTAGATAAACCATGTGTCCTGCTGTCGTATCAGTTGCCACTGGTTGAGGAACTTCTAGCTGAGTAGGGCTTGCTTCATCAGGTCATTTGGCCTGAGGCTAGAAAGTTGTTTTCATCATCAGACTGGTCTTTCTCTTTGGCCGCGATCAGAGAGGGGATCTGGTCCTGTAAGGATTTTACACGGTCATAGAGCACCGAGGCCCGGGATTGTTCTGCTTGGAGCTTTCTCTGGCATTTCTTGAGTTCTGCAAAATGTGCATCATTTATCATTAGTTCATTATTACTATACCTGTATTTTTTAGGTACGACTGTTAGACCTTTGAacctgagcattgatagttgtggatgacactaggagagttgggacaattttcgttggtttatttctcacacaatgccatgccaacctgaggggttggggatacatacttataggctgctagccagccaagcATATGCTCAGATGCTActaagatgccagtctaagatgctagtctaagatgctggTCTAAGATGCTATCCTAACTGCCAGTCCTTGATGGTCAGGAACTCTatcctaactgccacaaggaccatgtgctgcagccccacaaagaccctagtacacagacttatccaaCATTCTCCCCCTAAGTCTTGTACGTCGTCTTGTGGGAGTGTTGAATCATCCCGATCCTGGAGCAAAGCTCGAGGAACTTGACCCTCCCAAGAGGCTTGGTGAGCAGGTCTGCGAGCTGATCCTTGGTGTTGATGTAGCTCGCCTCGATGCTCCCTTCTTCCACACAgctgcggatgaagtgatacctcagccggatgtgcttgctccgttcgtggaacacggggttctttGCCAGGGCCAGGGCGGACTTGCTGTCCACCAGGAGTTGCACCGTTCTGGTGTCTTGAACGAGAAGATCACCAAGCAGTCGAGCGAGCCAAAGCGCCTGAGTGCAGGCGGTGGAGGCCGCTATGTACTCAGCCTCACAGCTGGACAgggccaccacctgctgcttgactgATTGCCAGCTCACGAGACACTTGTCGAGGAAGAGGAGGATCCCGCTCGTGCTCTTGCTGGTGTCGATGTCGCCGGCGTGGTCACTGTCGCTGTACCCGACGAAGTGTGCTGCCCCCGGACACCTAGGGTAGTGGAGGCCGTGGTCGAGGGTCCCTGCTATGTAGCGGATGATCCTCTTCACTGCCTGCTGGTGTTCCGACGTCGGTTGACATAGCCGACGGAGAATGCTAGGTCCGGCCGTGTGTGGGTGAGGTAGCGAAGGCTCCCCACAAGGCGTCGGTACTGCGTAGCATCCACTTCCTCCGTTGTGCTATCGCGGCTCAGTTTCAACctctcctccatcggagtgagagctggatggcagccggtgagcccagctagctcaacgatgcgcttggcGTAGGCGGACTGTCGAAGCGCGATCCCGGAGTGATCCTGGTGCACCTCAATCCCTAGATAGAAGGAGAGGAGCCCCAGATCACTCATCTGGAAGgtggccttcatgtcttccttgAATGCCGCTACTTCTGCATCTTTGGTGCCGGTGATCACCAAGTCGTCAACATAGACGCCCACCAGCAGGGCATTTCCTCCACTACCCCGTCGGTAGACAGCGGCCTCATGCGGGCTTTGCTCGAAGCCCATCTTCTTTAGCGTGGAGTCCAGCTTGGCGTTCCACGCCCTAGGTGCCTGCcgtaggccatagagggccttgcgcAGGCGGAGTACCTTGCCCTCCTGGCTGGGAATCGCAAAACCCGGTGGCTGATGCACGTAGACTTCCTCCTTCAAGTCACCGTTGAGGaatgccgacttgacatccatgtgATGGACACGCCAGCCCTCCTGGGCAGCCAGCGCAAGAAGAAGTCGCACGGACTCCATTCGTGCCACGGGAGCGAAGGCGTCGTCGAAGTCGACTCCTTCCTGCTGCAAGAAGCCTCGGGCCACCAGGCGAGCCTTGTGCttgatgatggcgccggctccatccCTCTTCAGCTTGAACACACACTTAAGGGTGATTGCGCGATGACCACGGGGGAGGTTAGCGAGCTCCCAGGTGTGGTTTGCTCGACCGCATCCATCTCCAACTGCATCGCGGCGCGCCATGCCGCATCTCTCTCGGCCTCTGCAAAGGACCGTGGTTCGCCGTCCTCACACGCGAGTTGTAGCTGCGCCTGCAGGTCACGTGGCATCAGTCCCAGCACCGGCTGGTCGCCGAGTAGATCATCCATCGTGCGATACCACAGCTGTTCGCCTCCATACCACGCGTCGACCCGCTCCTTGTCGTGAGTGAGCGGGGAAGCGAACTTCATCGGGTTGTGCTCTGCATGAGCTGGTGCTGATGAAGACGAACCCGGAGTGGTGACTGCCAGGGCTGGAGTATGCGGCGTCGCTAGTTGTGGTGTCGTCGACGTAACGGGCACCGGAGTCGATGTAGTTTTGGGGGCCGGGGTAGACGTGCCCGGCGGAGAGGAGCTGCTTGCTCCCCCGGCTTCCTTGAAGTGAGCGTACTCGACAATGAAGTCGTCATACATCGGCGtcgcgccgtcgtccaccgccttgtcccATTGCCACCCTCGCCCTTCATTGAACACAACGTCTCGCGCCGTGCGCACACGCTGTGTCTTTGGGTCGAGGATGCGGTAGGCCTTTGAGCCCTCCGCATAGCCGATGAAGACTCCCGGAGTGCTCCTGTCGTCGAGCTTGCCGATGTGGCCAAGCTCCTTAGCGAACACAAGACAGCCAAAGACCCGCAAATGGGAAACCGCCGGCTTCCGCCCATGCCAGGCCTCATACGGTGTCCTGCCGTCGAGTGCCTTAGTAGGCGAGCGGTTGAGGATGTAGACGGCCGTCAGCACCGCCTCTCCCCAGAAAATAGCCGGCATCCCTCGCTGCTTGAGGAGAGCCCGAGCCATCCCCACAACCGTCTGGTTGCGCCGCTCGACGACTCCGTTTTGCTGCGGGCTGTACGGCGCGGAGTAGTGGCGCTGGATGCCATCATCGGCGCAGTACGACGGGAATTCAGCCACCGTGAATTCGCCACCGTTGTCAGTGCGCAACACGCGCAATTTGCGGCCGCTCTCCGCCTCCACACCAGCCTGCGCGCGCCTGATGGCGTCCGCCGCTTCTCCCTTGCTGCCGAGAATCATCGCCCACATGTAGCGAGAGAGATCGTCGACGAGCAGCAGGAAGTAGCGTCGACCTCCTGGTGTGGCTGGTGTCACCGGGCCGCACAAGTCTCCGTGCACGAGCTCCAGCTTCTCCTTGGCCCGAAAACTTGCCTGTTGGGGAAAGGGGAGTCGTCTCTGCTTCGTCAGTACGCAGATGTcgcagaactgctccacatggtcgaGGCATGGCAGGCCTCGTACCATCTCCTTGGCACTTAGAC
It encodes:
- the LOC119298768 gene encoding indolin-2-one monooxygenase-like; this encodes MALEAANHYLQLAGLHGASTPAVLLTVLLLLIIRLAWVRTATASTRFGKQQQLPPSPPGKLPIIGHLHLLGSQTHISIRDLDAKHGRNGLLLLRIGAVPTLFVSSPSAAEAVLRTHDQIFASRPPSMAANIIRYGPTDIAFAPYGEYWRQARKLLTTHMLSAKVVHSFRHGRQEEVRLIINKIRAAATRGTAVDMSELLSGYTNDVVCRAVLGESHRKEGRNRLFSELTEINVSLLGGFSLENYIPPNMVMADALLRLVSVKAQRLNKRWDDLFNEIIEEHLHPSKPSSGEQQAADFIDLLLSLKEEYGLTTDNIKAILVDMFEAGIETSYLTLEYGMAELMNNRHILTKLQEEVRSQGKKLDMITEEDLSSMAYLRATIKETLRMHPPAPFLLPHFSTADCKIDGYLIPANTRVLVNAWALGRDPSSWERPEDFWPERFLQDQDGDVDTQMRGKDLRFLPFGFGRRICPGMNFGFATMEVMLANLMYHFDWDVPNMVGTGAGVDMAESFGLTLRRKEKLQLVPQIP